Proteins found in one Microcella daejeonensis genomic segment:
- a CDS encoding siderophore-interacting protein: MPFTLARHPAVVVPRPVMLAGRTELAPGFVRLRLAEGEPGALEGFDAPGSGDHFRIVVALDAEGRPAGAASTYTAVAWQVASEPRWVDMDVVLHDDHADAAGESSPEPRAGVARWAAAAPIGAPAVIAGPKGSVLMTGRPERVLLAGDDTAVPALRRYLGMLGPSTRGELLLETRHDPAALGLEVPAGVELSILPPVPHEPGAAIAAALTDRPRPLPAPVAGDPDTAAHDVFVFVCAEQSVVAPARAMLARWGIPVESAVVKGYWKR, from the coding sequence ATGCCGTTCACCCTCGCCCGCCATCCCGCCGTCGTCGTACCCCGCCCGGTGATGCTCGCCGGGCGCACCGAACTCGCTCCGGGCTTCGTGCGGCTGCGCCTCGCCGAGGGGGAGCCGGGCGCGCTCGAGGGCTTCGACGCTCCCGGCTCCGGCGACCACTTCCGCATCGTCGTCGCGCTCGACGCCGAGGGGCGCCCGGCCGGCGCCGCGAGCACGTACACCGCGGTGGCCTGGCAGGTCGCGTCCGAGCCGCGCTGGGTCGACATGGACGTCGTGCTGCACGACGACCATGCCGACGCCGCGGGGGAGTCGTCGCCCGAGCCGCGCGCCGGCGTCGCCCGCTGGGCCGCCGCCGCCCCGATCGGAGCGCCCGCCGTCATCGCCGGCCCCAAGGGCTCGGTGCTCATGACCGGACGGCCCGAGCGCGTGCTGCTGGCCGGCGACGACACCGCCGTCCCCGCGCTGCGCCGCTACCTCGGGATGCTCGGCCCGAGCACCCGCGGCGAGCTGCTGCTCGAGACGCGCCACGACCCGGCGGCGCTGGGGCTCGAGGTTCCGGCGGGCGTCGAGCTCAGCATCCTGCCGCCGGTGCCGCACGAGCCGGGCGCCGCGATCGCCGCCGCCCTGACGGATCGGCCGCGCCCCCTCCCCGCCCCCGTCGCCGGCGACCCTGACACCGCCGCTCACGACGTCTTCGTGTTCGTCTGCGCCGAGCAGTCGGTCGTCGCCCCCGCCCGGGCGATGCTCGCCCGCTGGGGTATCCCCGTCGAATCGGCCGTGGTCAAGGGCTACTGGAAGAGGTAG
- a CDS encoding aldo/keto reductase, whose protein sequence is MNDGRSIPQIGLGVYKVAADETAALVHGAIEAGYRHIDTAALYLNEKEVGEGVRASGVDREQLFVTSKVWNDRHGLDETRRAFHESLAKTGLDYLDLFLIHWPAPTQNRYVEAWRALIALREEGLVRSIGVSNFEPHHLTRIIDETGVAPAVNQVELHPHLPQQAVRAADAAHGVLTESWSPLARGRVLEPGSRDRQVLDAIGEKHGRSAAQAALRWHVQQGLIIIPKSTSLERVRANADVVDWMLDADDMVAIASLETGERTGLHPDDHG, encoded by the coding sequence ATGAACGACGGCCGGAGCATCCCGCAGATCGGTCTCGGCGTGTACAAGGTGGCCGCCGATGAGACGGCGGCTCTCGTGCACGGCGCGATCGAGGCCGGCTACCGGCACATCGACACCGCCGCGCTCTACCTCAATGAAAAGGAGGTCGGCGAGGGCGTGCGCGCGAGCGGCGTCGACCGCGAGCAGCTCTTCGTCACCAGCAAGGTGTGGAATGACCGGCACGGACTCGACGAGACGCGGCGGGCGTTCCACGAGAGCCTGGCGAAGACGGGGCTCGACTACCTCGACCTGTTCCTCATCCACTGGCCGGCGCCGACGCAGAACCGCTACGTCGAGGCGTGGCGGGCGCTCATCGCGCTGCGCGAGGAGGGCCTCGTGCGCTCGATCGGCGTCAGCAACTTCGAGCCGCACCACCTGACGCGCATCATCGACGAGACGGGCGTGGCCCCCGCCGTCAATCAGGTCGAGCTGCACCCGCACCTGCCGCAGCAGGCGGTGCGCGCCGCCGATGCGGCCCACGGCGTGCTCACCGAGAGCTGGAGCCCGCTCGCCCGCGGCCGCGTGCTCGAGCCGGGCTCGCGCGACCGCCAGGTGCTCGACGCGATCGGCGAGAAGCACGGGCGCAGCGCGGCCCAGGCGGCGCTGCGCTGGCACGTGCAGCAGGGCCTCATCATCATTCCGAAGAGCACCTCGCTCGAGCGCGTGCGGGCCAACGCCGACGTCGTCGACTGGATGCTCGACGCCGATGACATGGTGGCGATCGCGTCGCTCGAGACCGGCGAGCGCACCGGGCTGCACCCCGACGACCACGGCTGA
- a CDS encoding NADPH-dependent FMN reductase produces MTRLMIIVGSTRPGRIGLPVAEWAREHLARLDGVEIDFVDLAELALPFLDEPAHPAKRAYTKPHTIAWSERVDAAEAFVFVTPEYNHSYSPVLKNAVDFLFQEWNAKPVGFVSYGGLAGGTRAVAAYEPVLTTVGLVKVPSNVEIAGVGGKVADGVFAGDEKAVSALTTMGEQLVAYSAALAGLRG; encoded by the coding sequence ATGACCCGTCTCATGATCATCGTCGGCAGCACCCGTCCCGGCCGCATCGGCCTCCCCGTCGCCGAGTGGGCCCGCGAGCACCTCGCGCGCCTCGACGGCGTGGAGATCGACTTCGTCGATCTCGCCGAGCTCGCCCTGCCGTTCCTCGACGAGCCCGCGCACCCGGCGAAGCGCGCCTACACGAAGCCGCACACGATCGCGTGGAGCGAGCGCGTCGACGCGGCCGAGGCCTTCGTCTTCGTCACCCCCGAGTACAACCACTCCTACTCGCCGGTGCTCAAGAACGCCGTCGACTTCCTCTTCCAGGAGTGGAACGCCAAGCCCGTCGGCTTCGTCAGCTACGGCGGGCTCGCCGGCGGCACGCGCGCGGTGGCCGCCTACGAGCCCGTGCTCACGACGGTGGGGCTCGTCAAGGTGCCGTCGAACGTCGAGATCGCCGGCGTCGGCGGCAAGGTCGCCGACGGGGTCTTCGCGGGCGACGAGAAGGCGGTCTCCGCGCTCACGACGATGGGCGAGCAGCTCGTCGCCTACAGTGCGGCGCTCGCGGGCCTGCGCGGCTGA
- a CDS encoding MFS transporter: MSGYGDLLRTRGVARIISAQLTARFPSGMISLAYLLHIEQIFDSYGAAGLVLGATSIGQAIAGPLTSRWMGVWGMRPVISLTLVICSASLAVVAFASLPIWGYMIVGFIGGIANPPIQPAVRTIYPKMVTSKQLTPLFSLDASAQEIIWVAGPVMTTFVATQVSTVAAIVLAGAFLIGGGVWFLASPEVGRVRIPRSRRSFGAVLSRPPVLLATVVGFLLVGACAAIEAAVVANFREDGAEAGIVLAIWAIGSLAGGLAFGHIPIGPWALARRMAVVFVGTAAAAFFLDFWGLALTLLIAGAGIAPALAVMFAIVSASVKFSETAEAYGWVGTGQLIGAALGSAVAGFLIDAEGASGGFLAGAAFALLGTVIPIVFVRAHPDLRGRDASPQADTEPVSTIS; this comes from the coding sequence GTGAGCGGATACGGCGACCTGTTGAGAACTCGGGGCGTCGCCCGCATCATCTCCGCCCAGCTCACGGCCCGGTTCCCCTCCGGCATGATCTCGCTCGCGTACCTGCTGCACATCGAGCAGATCTTCGACTCCTACGGCGCCGCCGGCCTCGTGCTGGGCGCCACGAGCATCGGGCAGGCCATCGCGGGGCCGCTGACGAGCCGCTGGATGGGCGTGTGGGGCATGCGCCCGGTCATCAGCCTGACGCTCGTGATCTGCAGCGCGAGCCTCGCCGTCGTCGCCTTCGCGAGCCTGCCGATCTGGGGCTACATGATCGTCGGGTTCATCGGCGGCATCGCGAACCCGCCGATCCAGCCGGCCGTGCGCACCATCTACCCGAAGATGGTCACCTCGAAGCAGCTCACCCCGCTGTTCTCCCTCGACGCCTCCGCGCAGGAGATCATCTGGGTCGCCGGCCCCGTCATGACCACCTTCGTCGCCACGCAGGTCTCGACCGTCGCCGCGATCGTGCTCGCGGGCGCCTTCCTCATCGGCGGCGGCGTGTGGTTCCTCGCCTCCCCCGAGGTCGGGCGCGTGCGCATCCCGCGCTCCCGCCGCTCCTTCGGCGCCGTGCTCTCCCGCCCGCCGGTGCTGCTCGCGACGGTCGTCGGGTTCCTGCTCGTCGGCGCCTGCGCCGCGATCGAGGCCGCGGTCGTCGCGAACTTCCGCGAGGACGGCGCCGAGGCCGGCATCGTGCTCGCCATCTGGGCGATCGGCTCGCTCGCCGGCGGCCTCGCCTTCGGGCACATCCCGATCGGGCCCTGGGCGCTCGCCCGCCGCATGGCCGTCGTCTTCGTCGGCACCGCCGCCGCGGCGTTCTTCCTCGACTTCTGGGGCCTCGCGCTCACCCTGCTCATCGCAGGCGCCGGCATCGCCCCCGCGCTCGCCGTCATGTTCGCCATCGTCTCGGCGAGCGTGAAGTTCAGCGAGACGGCCGAGGCGTACGGCTGGGTCGGCACGGGCCAGCTCATCGGCGCGGCGCTGGGCTCGGCCGTCGCCGGGTTCCTCATCGATGCGGAGGGCGCCTCGGGCGGGTTCCTCGCGGGTGCGGCGTTCGCGCTGCTCGGCACGGTCATCCCGATCGTGTTCGTGCGCGCCCACCCCGATCTGCGCGGTCGCGACGCCAGCCCGCAGGCCGACACCGAACCGGTCTCGACCATCAGCTGA
- a CDS encoding ribonucleoside-diphosphate reductase subunit alpha, whose amino-acid sequence MSITVVKRDGSREPYDANKINLAIEHAAVGLDPDITWVTQIASELELTLFDGITTQQLDEAVIQVALQNIKDDPAFDIVAARLLLKTIYKRVLGDYSTPAELKQLHREHFAAYIHRGVDEQLLDSRFPALFDLDRLAEALEPAHDELLKYIGVVTLNNRYGIKARNNEPLETPQYFWMRVAMGLSLNEADATSHAIAFYEKMSKLEYLAAGSTLVNAGTSYPQLSNCFVMEMQDDIEHIAKSVRDVMWLTKGTGGIGLSVTKLRAQGSPIRSNNTSSTGPIPFMHTIDSVLRAVSRGGKKFGALCFYMENWHMDFPEFLDLRQNSGDPYRRTRTANTAVWISDEFMKRVQNDEDWYLFDPLEVSDLNELYGKAFSTRYAEYVAMAERGELKMFKKLGAREQFKQILISLQSTSHPWLTWKDTINNRAINNNTGTIHLSNLCTEICLPQDRDNISVCNLASINLSRHIENGRIDFAKIEQSARLAVRQLDNLIDITVSSVDEADHANQNNRAIGLGVMGFTDVVEKLGFSYDSEEAFDLIDEIMEHVSYAAIDESTELAKERGSYANFEGSRWSQGLVPLDTIDLTEADRGLEVQVNRTTRLDWDALRAKVKGGMRNATLMAIAPTASIGLVAGTTPGLDPQFSQIFSRSTSSGKFLEVNRNLVASLREHGLWERVRESILRSQGDIQNIAEIPDEIKATYKTSFQLSPYAFLEVAARAQKWIDQAISRNMYLETRDVDEMVDIYTAAWKKGVKTTYYLHMKPRHTAEQSTVKVNKAEAINANNASGRKGFGAASSSAPAAAAPAAAAPARKGFGFGGAKAGS is encoded by the coding sequence GTGAGCATTACGGTCGTCAAGAGAGACGGGTCGCGCGAGCCCTACGACGCCAACAAGATCAACCTGGCGATCGAGCACGCGGCCGTGGGTCTCGACCCCGACATCACGTGGGTCACCCAGATCGCGAGCGAGCTCGAGCTCACGCTCTTCGACGGCATCACGACCCAGCAGCTCGACGAGGCGGTCATCCAGGTCGCCCTCCAGAACATCAAGGACGACCCGGCGTTCGACATCGTCGCCGCGCGCCTGCTGCTCAAGACCATCTACAAGCGCGTGCTCGGCGACTACTCGACGCCCGCCGAGCTCAAGCAGCTGCACCGCGAGCACTTCGCCGCGTACATCCACCGCGGCGTCGACGAGCAGCTGCTCGACTCGCGCTTCCCCGCGCTGTTCGACCTCGACCGGCTCGCCGAGGCCCTCGAGCCGGCGCACGACGAGCTGCTCAAGTACATCGGCGTCGTCACGCTCAACAACCGCTACGGCATCAAGGCCCGCAACAACGAGCCCCTCGAGACCCCGCAGTACTTCTGGATGCGCGTGGCCATGGGCCTCTCGCTCAACGAGGCCGACGCCACGAGCCACGCCATCGCCTTCTACGAGAAGATGTCGAAGCTCGAGTACCTCGCGGCCGGCTCCACGCTCGTCAACGCCGGCACCAGCTACCCGCAGCTCTCGAACTGCTTCGTCATGGAGATGCAGGACGACATCGAGCACATCGCCAAGAGCGTGCGCGACGTCATGTGGCTCACCAAGGGCACCGGCGGCATCGGCCTCTCCGTCACCAAGCTGCGCGCCCAGGGCTCGCCCATCCGCTCGAACAACACCTCCTCCACCGGCCCGATCCCCTTCATGCACACGATCGACTCGGTGCTGCGCGCGGTCAGCCGCGGCGGCAAGAAGTTCGGCGCGCTGTGCTTCTACATGGAGAACTGGCACATGGACTTCCCGGAGTTCCTCGACCTGCGTCAGAACTCCGGCGACCCCTACCGCCGCACCCGCACCGCCAACACCGCGGTCTGGATCAGCGACGAGTTCATGAAGCGCGTGCAGAACGACGAGGACTGGTACCTCTTCGACCCGCTCGAGGTGAGCGACCTCAACGAGCTCTACGGCAAGGCGTTCTCGACCCGGTACGCCGAGTACGTGGCGATGGCCGAGCGCGGCGAGCTGAAGATGTTCAAGAAGCTCGGTGCCCGCGAGCAGTTCAAGCAGATCCTCATTTCGCTGCAGTCCACGAGCCACCCGTGGCTCACGTGGAAGGACACGATCAACAACCGGGCCATCAACAACAACACCGGCACGATCCACCTCTCGAACCTCTGCACCGAGATCTGCCTCCCGCAGGACCGCGACAACATCTCGGTCTGCAACCTGGCCTCGATCAACCTCTCGCGCCACATCGAGAACGGCCGCATCGACTTCGCGAAGATCGAGCAGAGCGCCCGCCTCGCGGTGCGCCAGCTCGACAACCTGATCGACATCACGGTGTCGAGCGTCGACGAGGCCGATCACGCCAACCAGAACAACCGGGCCATCGGCCTGGGCGTCATGGGCTTCACCGACGTCGTCGAGAAGCTCGGCTTCTCGTACGACTCGGAGGAGGCCTTCGACCTCATCGACGAGATCATGGAGCACGTCTCGTACGCGGCCATCGACGAGTCGACCGAGCTGGCGAAGGAGCGCGGCTCGTACGCGAACTTCGAGGGCTCGCGCTGGTCGCAGGGTCTCGTGCCGCTCGACACGATCGACCTCACCGAGGCCGACCGCGGGCTCGAGGTGCAGGTCAACCGCACCACTCGCCTCGACTGGGACGCGCTGCGCGCCAAGGTCAAGGGGGGCATGCGCAACGCGACCCTCATGGCCATCGCGCCCACGGCATCCATCGGTCTCGTCGCCGGCACCACGCCCGGCCTCGACCCGCAGTTCTCGCAGATCTTCAGCCGCTCCACGAGCTCGGGCAAGTTCCTCGAGGTCAACCGCAACCTCGTCGCGAGCCTGCGCGAGCACGGCCTGTGGGAGCGCGTGCGCGAGAGCATCCTGCGCAGCCAGGGCGACATCCAGAACATCGCCGAGATCCCCGACGAGATCAAGGCGACGTACAAGACGAGCTTCCAGCTCTCGCCGTACGCGTTCCTCGAGGTCGCGGCCCGCGCCCAGAAGTGGATCGACCAGGCCATCAGCCGCAACATGTACCTCGAGACTCGCGACGTCGACGAGATGGTCGACATCTACACCGCCGCGTGGAAGAAGGGCGTGAAGACGACCTACTACCTGCACATGAAGCCGCGCCACACCGCCGAGCAGTCGACCGTCAAGGTCAACAAGGCCGAGGCGATCAACGCGAACAACGCCAGCGGCCGCAAGGGCTTCGGCGCCGCCTCGTCCTCGGCTCCGGCCGCGGCCGCGCCGGCTGCTGCCGCCCCCGCCCGCAAGGGCTTCGGCTTCGGTGGCGCGAAGGCGGGCAGCTGA
- a CDS encoding ribonucleotide-diphosphate reductase subunit beta: protein MGILGTGIQEGLLLKPVTYQWAMDLYDQAVANTWFPNEVQLGEDIADFKKMTDEERHAITFLMSYFNPNELLVNKALAFGVYPYVKAPEAHLYLAKQMWEEANHCMSFEYVLETFPIDRAAAYDSHVDVPSMARKEEFEVKFIRRMTEDTLDITTTEGKQDFIRNLVAYNVILEGIWFYSGFMVALSFRQRNLLRNFGSLVDWIVRDESLHLKFGMNLILTVLEENEDLQTEEFAAEIRQMILDAVEMESAYNHDLLPNGILGLNANYINQYVKYLADRRLEELGFEPEYNVSNPAKWMATANDTLQLVNFFESTNTSYEVNAKTSA, encoded by the coding sequence ATGGGCATTCTCGGCACCGGCATCCAGGAGGGCCTCCTCCTCAAGCCCGTCACCTACCAGTGGGCGATGGACCTCTACGACCAGGCTGTGGCGAACACCTGGTTCCCCAACGAGGTTCAGCTCGGCGAGGACATCGCCGACTTCAAGAAGATGACCGACGAAGAGCGTCACGCCATCACGTTCCTCATGAGCTACTTCAACCCGAATGAGCTGCTCGTCAACAAGGCGCTCGCGTTCGGCGTCTACCCCTACGTCAAGGCTCCCGAGGCGCACCTCTACCTCGCGAAGCAGATGTGGGAGGAGGCGAACCACTGCATGAGCTTCGAGTACGTGCTGGAGACCTTCCCGATCGACCGCGCCGCCGCGTACGACAGCCACGTCGACGTGCCGTCGATGGCGCGCAAGGAGGAGTTCGAGGTCAAGTTCATCCGTCGCATGACGGAGGACACCCTCGACATCACCACCACCGAGGGCAAGCAGGACTTCATCCGCAACCTCGTGGCGTACAACGTCATCCTCGAGGGCATCTGGTTCTACTCGGGCTTCATGGTGGCGCTGTCGTTCCGCCAGCGGAACCTGCTGCGCAACTTCGGCTCGCTCGTCGACTGGATCGTGCGCGACGAGTCGCTGCACCTGAAGTTCGGCATGAACCTCATCCTCACCGTGCTGGAGGAGAACGAGGACCTTCAGACCGAGGAGTTCGCCGCCGAGATCCGGCAGATGATCCTCGACGCGGTCGAGATGGAGTCGGCGTACAACCACGACCTGCTGCCCAACGGCATCCTCGGTCTCAACGCCAACTACATCAACCAGTACGTCAAGTACCTGGCCGACCGTCGTCTCGAGGAGCTCGGCTTCGAGCCCGAGTACAACGTCTCGAACCCGGCGAAGTGGATGGCGACGGCGAACGACACCCTCCAGCTCGTCAACTTCTTCGAGTCGACGAACACCTCCTACGAGGTCAACGCCAAGACCTCGGCGTAG
- a CDS encoding amidohydrolase: MPHADLLLTGGVVYAGPGRGAAPGASAGGSAPGALEVAVVEGRIAAVAPELADWRGPDTVVHDLAGGMLHAGFVDAHIHPIQGGLERLGCDLSEGSTAADYGRIIASYAALNPPRGCDASRAWITGGGWAMSAFPGGTPTAAVLDDIEPIRPVFLYNRDHHGAWANSAALALAGITADTPDPADGRIERLPDGRPSGTLHEGAAALVAAVAPAATPDDEYAALLEAQRYALSLGITGWQDAIVGDYFGASDTALVYRRALAEGRLAVDVVGALWWDRARGVEQLPELVARRERHAAELGPGSRFRLAAVKIMADGVVENGTAAMLDPYLGAVASAEHPAGIAFVGGQALTDAIVAIDAAGFSAHVHAIGDRAVREALDGFAAARAANGWSTPGRHCIAHLQVVHPDDVPRFGELGVVANAQALWAANEPQMRELTVPVLGPERAAHQYPFASIARAAAPFAGADAGAPPADAGRDAPPRLAAGSDWPVSTPDPWQAIHVAVNRRHPEDDADFDPEPLLPHEALALAEALDAYTAGSAWLNGRGSSDSGAGAPSGVIEVGAVADLAATDRDPFAGPAESIHATRTVATWIAGRRLSLTTPAGRPWTASRGTPSVTTFGERTTRARPW; this comes from the coding sequence GTGCCCCACGCAGATCTCCTCCTCACCGGCGGAGTCGTCTACGCGGGGCCGGGCCGCGGTGCTGCTCCCGGTGCCTCTGCCGGCGGCTCCGCCCCCGGGGCGCTCGAGGTCGCCGTCGTCGAGGGGCGCATCGCGGCGGTCGCGCCCGAACTCGCCGACTGGCGCGGGCCCGACACGGTCGTGCACGACCTCGCGGGTGGAATGCTGCACGCCGGCTTCGTCGACGCGCACATCCACCCCATCCAGGGCGGCCTCGAACGGCTCGGCTGCGACCTCAGCGAGGGCTCGACGGCCGCCGACTACGGCCGGATCATCGCGAGCTACGCCGCCCTCAACCCGCCGCGCGGCTGCGACGCCTCCCGCGCCTGGATCACCGGCGGCGGCTGGGCGATGAGCGCCTTCCCCGGCGGAACCCCGACGGCGGCCGTGCTCGACGACATCGAGCCGATCCGCCCCGTCTTCCTCTACAACCGCGACCACCACGGCGCCTGGGCCAACTCGGCCGCCCTCGCGCTCGCCGGTATCACGGCCGATACCCCCGACCCGGCCGACGGCCGCATCGAGCGCCTGCCCGACGGCCGCCCGAGCGGCACCCTGCACGAGGGCGCGGCGGCCCTCGTCGCCGCCGTCGCCCCTGCCGCGACGCCCGACGACGAGTACGCCGCCCTCCTCGAGGCCCAGCGCTACGCCCTCAGCCTCGGCATCACGGGCTGGCAGGACGCCATCGTGGGCGACTACTTCGGCGCGAGCGACACCGCGCTGGTCTACCGCCGGGCGCTCGCCGAGGGGCGCCTGGCCGTCGACGTGGTGGGCGCGCTGTGGTGGGACAGGGCCCGGGGGGTCGAGCAGCTGCCCGAGCTGGTCGCGCGCCGCGAGCGGCACGCGGCCGAGCTCGGGCCCGGCTCCCGCTTCAGACTCGCGGCGGTCAAGATCATGGCCGACGGGGTGGTCGAGAATGGCACCGCGGCCATGCTCGACCCGTACCTCGGCGCGGTGGCCTCGGCCGAGCATCCCGCCGGCATCGCCTTCGTGGGCGGGCAGGCCCTGACCGACGCGATCGTCGCCATCGACGCGGCCGGCTTCTCGGCGCACGTGCACGCCATCGGCGACCGCGCCGTGCGCGAGGCGCTCGACGGGTTCGCCGCCGCCCGCGCCGCGAACGGCTGGTCGACGCCCGGGCGGCACTGCATCGCGCACCTGCAGGTCGTGCACCCCGACGATGTTCCGCGGTTCGGCGAGCTCGGCGTCGTCGCCAACGCGCAGGCGCTGTGGGCGGCGAACGAGCCGCAGATGCGCGAGCTCACCGTGCCCGTGCTCGGCCCCGAGCGCGCCGCGCACCAGTACCCCTTCGCCTCGATCGCGCGGGCGGCGGCGCCGTTCGCGGGCGCCGATGCGGGCGCTCCGCCGGCCGATGCGGGTCGGGATGCTCCACCGAGGCTCGCCGCCGGCAGCGACTGGCCCGTCTCGACGCCCGACCCGTGGCAGGCCATTCACGTGGCGGTGAATCGGCGGCATCCGGAGGACGACGCCGACTTCGACCCCGAGCCCCTGCTGCCGCACGAGGCGCTCGCGCTCGCCGAGGCCCTCGACGCGTACACGGCCGGGTCGGCCTGGCTCAACGGGCGGGGGTCCTCCGACTCGGGGGCGGGAGCGCCGAGCGGCGTCATCGAGGTGGGCGCGGTGGCCGACCTGGCGGCGACCGACCGAGACCCCTTCGCGGGGCCCGCGGAGAGCATCCACGCGACCCGCACGGTGGCGACCTGGATTGCGGGCCGCCGCCTATCCTTGACCACGCCGGCGGGGCGACCGTGGACGGCATCGCGCGGAACACCGTCGGTCACGACGTTCGGCGAGCGGACAACCCGAGCGCGCCCATGGTAG